The Haladaptatus sp. R4 DNA segment GCGAGTCCGACGAGGATGAACCACTTCAGCCGTCGTCGCCACGTCGGCGTTACGTTGAACGGTGCTGTAAATTCGATGATGACGAGCAATCCGATGAGCGAGAGGACGAAAAACAACTCCAACGAGAGGGCGTGCAGCACCGCCAACCCGAGGAGGGAGACGAGCATCCACGCGATTTGCCCGTGAACGAACCGTTGGCGGCGTCGAGTTGACATCTACTAATAACACAGGAAGCTGGCTTACCAAAGTATCGGTCGAACATAGTTCATCTTCGATAGATAGTGTAATTTATACGATCGTCGTGGACGTCGCCAGTCAACGCCACCGATGGTTATCGATGGTCGGCGATATCGCTCCCTCGGTCGCACCGCACCGAACGTTCGGTTGGAAGCCGAAGTTCCTAACACGGTCGTCGTGAAAGGGGAAAGCATGTGGCCATGGGGACACCTCGCCGTCGGCTATCTCCTGTATTCGTTCTGGTGCCGAACCGAGAACCGTTCACCGTCCGCAGTCGGGACGGTCGCGGTCGCGTTCGGCACGCAGTTTCCGGATTTGGTCGACAAACCGCTCGCGTGGACGTTTTCCGTACTCCCAACCGGACGGACGTTAACGCATTCCCTGTTGACAGCCACACTGCTCCTCGGACTGCTGTGGATCGGCGTTCGTCGATCCGAAAGGCGGATTCCGCTGGGTGCGTTCGCCATCGGCTACTTGAGTCACCTCGCGATGGATTCCGTGCATCCGTTTCTGCAAGGGAGGCTCG contains these protein-coding regions:
- a CDS encoding metal-dependent hydrolase is translated as MVIDGRRYRSLGRTAPNVRLEAEVPNTVVVKGESMWPWGHLAVGYLLYSFWCRTENRSPSAVGTVAVAFGTQFPDLVDKPLAWTFSVLPTGRTLTHSLLTATLLLGLLWIGVRRSERRIPLGAFAIGYLSHLAMDSVHPFLQGRLADVSFLLWPVLSPPSYETSKSFSAHFANFGLTPFVLLQFALAGIALGVWIADGSPGIAELHDLWSGVTQDHVGER